From the Excalfactoria chinensis isolate bCotChi1 chromosome 1, bCotChi1.hap2, whole genome shotgun sequence genome, one window contains:
- the PANX1 gene encoding pannexin-1 produces MAIAHIATEYVFSDFLLKEPPETRYKGLRLELALDKIVTCIAVGLPLLLISLAFAQEVSIGAQISCFAPSSFSWRQAAYVDSYCWAAVQQKQPTYNNLENIPLWLHKFFPYILLLVAILLYLPCLFWRFTAAPHLSSDLKFIMEELDKAYNRAIKAANSVRSGDTRDPADFIPAANENVTQSLWEISESHFKYPIVEQYLKTKKNSKCLIIKYIFCRLLTLVIIFVACLYLGYYISLSSLSDEFLCTIKTGILKNDTTVPEVVQCKLIAVGVFKVLSYINLIVYLLVMPLVVYAMFVPFRWNSGILKVYEILPTFDVLKLKSKSLDDLSLYILFLEENVSELKSYKCLKVLENIAVSEKFDVMQLLINLGTIKTDTIDGKPGTAVPGKLEETTVEELEKDATELQVLADRDASGHASPKEDKKLRQRLIDSSC; encoded by the exons ATGGCCATCGCGCACATCGCCACCGAGTACGTCTTCTCCGACTTCTTGCTGAAGGAGCCGCCCGAGACGCGCTATAAAGGGCTGCGGCTGGAGCTGGCGCTGGATAAGATCGTTACTTGCATCGCCGTGGGGCTGCCGCTGCTCCTCATCTCCCTCGCCTTTGCCCAGGAGGTCTCCATCG gTGCCCAGATAAGCTGCTTTGcccccagctccttctcctGGCGCCAGGCTGCCTACGTGGACTCCTATTGCTGGGCAGCAGTACAGCAAAAGCAGCCAACCTACAACAACCTGGAGAACATTCCCCTCTGGCTCCATAAA TTCTTCCCATACATCCTTCTGCTCGTGGCCATCCTGCTGTACCTACCATGCCTGTTCTGGCGCTTCACGGCAGCACCTCACCTCTCTTCAGACCTGAAATTTATCATGGAAGAACTTGACAAAGCCTATAACAGAGCAATCAAAGCTGCTAATAGTGTCCGTAGCGGAGACACCAGGGACCCCGCTGACTTCATTCCAGCTGCTAATGAAAACGTGACGCAGAG CTTGTGGGAAATCTCCGAAAGCCACTTTAAATACCCGATTGTGGAGCAGTACTTGAAGACAAAGAAGAATTCCAAATGCTTGATAATCAAATACATCTTCTGCCGCTTACTCACTCTCGTGATTATTTTCGTTGCCTGTCTCTATCTGGGCTACTACATCAGCCTCTCCTCTTTGAGCGACGAGTTTCTCTGCACCATCAAAACAGGAATCTTAAAGAACGACACGACTGTTCCAGAAGTGGTTCAGTGCAAGCTGATCGCTGTTGGTGTCTTCAAGGTGCTCAGCTATATTAACCTGATAGTCTATCTCCTCGTGATGCCGCTGGTGGTGTACGCAATGTTTGTTCCCTTCCGGTGGAATTCGGGCATTCTCAAAGTGTATGAAATCCTGCCGACTTTCGACGTTCTGAAGCTGAAGTCCAAGAGTTTAGATGACTTAAGCCTTTACATCCTCTTTCTCGAGGAAAACGTGAGTGAGCTGAAATCATATAAATGCCTCAAAGTGCTGGAGAACATTGCGGTTTCCGAGAAGTTTGATGTCATGCAACTTCTGATAAACCTTGGCACAATTAAGACAGATACTATTGATGGGAAGCCAGGGACGGCTGTGCCAGGGAAGCTGGAGGAGACAACTGTagaagagctggaaaaagaTGCAACAGAGCTACAAG
- the HEPHL1 gene encoding ferroxidase HEPHL1, which produces MPPLWGGGCLRTLGFFCLFTVVETRIRTYYLGIVEENWDYAPSGKNLITGQNLLEDKFASVYATRGANRIGRVYKKAIFRQYTDDTYTQEIPKAAWLGFLGPVLKAEEEDVFIIHLKNFASRPYSVHPHGVFYDKDSEGALYPDGTGGKSKEDDFVVPGGNYTYTWPVRKSYSPTLADSNCLTWIYHSHIDTPRDIASGLIGPLLVCKKGTADETSIERTGAANAFALMFSIIDENVSWYLDENINTFCLEPATVNKEDEGFQTSNRMHAINGYIYGNLPGLEMCADTPMSWHLFGMGSEIDIHAAYFYGHTFTNRDQRADVVGLFAATFITAEMTPGSPGRWLITCQVNEHLRGGMEALYDVQICQKNLSQPSPLSRKRRYYIAAEEVLWNYGPDGYDKFTGQGLNATGSESAIYFTQGIDRIGGLYWKVRYVEYTDATFSKRKIQPENMKHLGILGPVIKAEVGETVLVTFANKARRSYSIMAHGVSFSKLSEGAPYLDGYMKPGAHVKPGETFTYKWRVPENGGPSESDPPCLTYLYYSATDAVKDTNSGLVGPLLVCRKNALNEDGTQKGIDREFYLLFSIFDENDSWYLNKNIEAFTGDPSKVDENDADFKESNKMHAVNGYLYGNLPGLAMCKDDNVSWHLIGLGSHYDMHGVQFQGNNIDLRGTRRDGLALFPHLSGTALMQPDRVGTFKVVCRTFDHFVGGMKHLYEVSSCRNSIRAQQRRSAVRLYYIAAEEVEWDYASNKSSAPKIYNISSNEESYGHVFLSQGDDLIGTKYKKVVYREYTNGNFTQRKERTEEEEHLEILGPLLHAEVGDSVLIVFKNKASRPYSVSAHGVEEVGCEEQTEAPITLPGEINTYRWNVPERSGPGKTDPNCITWVYYSTANFVKDTYSGLIGPLVVCRKGILDENGLRKDIDREFTLLFMVFDENKSWYLKENIETYLHKSPDDFNSTKDFVEGNSKHAINGKIYNSLLGLTMNEGDKTNWYLIGMGNEVDVHTVHFHAQTFIFKTDKDHRGDVYDLFPGTFQTVELVAENPGTWLLHCHVADHIHAGMETTYTINKSAQERELEASSEGGLTTTTAYGTTIVQNRTTAKDPDSQGYNVFGKILNPGEATLMLAAFVSIGLILLLTILAFLSLITH; this is translated from the exons GTTTGCAAGTGTGTACGCAACAAGAGGAGCCAACCGGATAGGGCGGGTGTACAAAAAGGCTATTTTTAGGCAATACACAGATGACACATATACCCAGGAAATCCCCAAGGCAGCCTGGCTGGGATTCCTTGGGCCAGTCCTAAAGGCAGAAGAAGAGGATGTCTTCATCATCCATTTAAAAAACTTTGCTTCCCGTCCATACTCAGTGCATCCACATGGGGTCTTCTACGACAAGGACTCTGAAG GAGCACTTTACCCTGATGGAACTGGTGGTAAAAGCAAAGAGGATGACTTTGTTGTTCCTGGTGGAAATTACACCTACACATGGCCAGTAAGGAAAAGTTATTCCCCAACTTTGGCAGACTCAAACTGCTTGACTTGGATTTACCATTCTCACATTGACACCCCAAGAGATATTGCATCTGGTTTAATTGGGCCACTGCTGGTTTGTAAAAAAG GAACCGCAGATGAGACCTCAATAGAAAGGACTGGTGCTGCTAATGCTTTTGCCCTGATGTTTAGCATTATAGATGAAAATGTCAGCTGGTACCTCGATGAGAATATAAATACCTTCTGCTTAGAACCAGCTACAGTTAACAAAGAGGATGAAGGTTTCCAGACCAGCAACCGAATGCATG ctATTAATGGTTATATTTATGGAAATCTTCCTGGCTTGGAGATGTGTGCTGACACTCCCATGTCCTGGCACTTGTTTGGCATGGGCAGCGAAATAGATATCCATGCTGCGTATTTCTATGGCCACACGTTCACTAACAGAGACCAGAGGGCGGATGTCGTCGGTCTGTTTGCAGCAACATTCATCACAGCAGAGATGACTCCTGGGAgcccggggaggtggttgaTAACGTGCCAAGTTAATGAGCATTTACGAG gTGGCATGGAGGCACTGTATGATGTACAGATCTGCCAAAAAAACCTGTCCCAACCTTCACCACTCAGCCGCAAACGGAGATACTATATTGCTGCTGAAGAAGTGCTCTGGAATTATGGACCTGACGGTTATGATAAATTCACTGGGCAGGGCTTAAACGCCACTGGCAG TGAATCCGCAATATATTTTACACAAGGGATTGACAGAATAGGAGGGCTGTACTGGAAGGTTCGCTATGTGGAATATACCGACGCAACGTTCAGTAAAAGGAAGATTCAGCCAGAGAACATGAAACACCTGGGAATACTTG GCCCCGTTATAAAAGCTGAAGTGGGAGAGACAGTGCTAGTTACTTTTGCCAATAAGGCCAGAAGGAGCTATAGCATTATGGCCCATGGTGTAAGCTTCAGCAAACTGTCAGAAGGTGCACCCTACTTAGATG GATATATGAAGCCAGGAGCCCATGTTAAGCCAGGTGAAACCTTCACATACAAATGGAGAGTGCCTGAAAACGGAGGTCCGAGTGAGAGTGACCCACCATGCCTCACCTACCTGTACTACTCAGCCACTGACGCTGTCAAGGACACCAACTCTGGCCTGGTGGGGCCTTTGCTGGTCTGTCGGAAGAACGCACTGAATGAGGATGGGACACAG AAAGGAATAGACAGAGAATTCTACCTCCTCTTTTCAATCTTCGATGAAAATGACAGCTGGTATCTGAACAAGAATATCGAAGCTTTTACTGGAGACCCTTCAAAAGTAGATGAAAATGATGCAGATTTCAAGGAATCCAACAAAATGCACG ctgtCAATGGGTACTTGTATGGTAACCTGCCAGGCTTGGCCATGTGCAAGGATGACAATGTCTCCTGGCACCTCATCGGATTGGGAAGTCACTACGACATGCACGGAGTTCAGTTTCAAGGGAACAACATCGACCTAAGAGGGACGAGGAGGGATGGCCTGGCCTTGTTTCCTCATTTATCGGGAACAGCACTGATGCAGCCAGACCGTGTGG GCACATTCAAAGTGGTTTGCAGGACTTTTGATCACTTTGTCGGAGGGATGAAGCACCTCTACGAGGTCAGCAGCTGCCGCAATTCCATCCGAGCCCAGCAGCGGCGCAGCGCCGTCAGGCTCTACTACATCGCTGCCGAGGAAGTGGAGTGGGACTATGCCTCAAATAAGAGCTCAGCGCCGAAGATTTACAACATCAGCAGCAATGAGGAAAG ctaCGGGCACGTTTTTCTCAGCCAAGGGGATGATCTAATTGGTACAAAATACAAGAAAGTGGTTTACAGGGAGTATACAAATGGCAACTTTACGCAGCGCAAAGAGAGGACGGAAGAGGAGGAACACTTAGAAATCCTGG GGCCGTTGCTTCATGCTGAGGTGGGTGACTCCGTGCTGATTGTGTTTAAGAACAAAGCCAGCAGGCCTTATTCAGTAAGTGCTCACGGGGTAGAAGAAGTGGGTTGTGAGGAACAAACTGAGGCACCAATCACCCTTCCAG gGGAAATAAATACCTACAGATGGAATGTCCCAGAGCGATCTGGCCCTGGGAAAACAGATCCCAACTGTATCACTTGGGTTTACTATTCAACAGCAAATTTCGTCAAG GACACGTATAGCGGTCTGATTGGCCCTCTTGTAGTTTGCAGAAAAGGAATTCTAGATGAAAATGGCCTGAGAAAAGACATTGATCGTGAATTTACTCTTCTGTTTATGGTGTTCGATGAAAACAAATCCTGGTATTTGAAAGAGAACATTGAAACATACCTTCACAAGAGTCCTGATGATTTTAATTCCACTAAGGACTTTGTAGAAGGCAACAGCAAACATG CCATCAATGGGAAGATTTATAACAGCCTCCTGGGTCTAACCATGAACGAAGGTGATAAGACAAACTGGTATTTGATAGGAATGGGTAATGAAGTAGATGTACATACAGTCCATTTCCATGCACAGACCTTCATCTTCAAG ACAGATAAAGACCACAGAGGAGATGTATATGACCTTTTCCCTGGGACTTTCCAAACTGTTGAACTCGTAGCGGAAAACCCTGGAACGTGGCTTCTGCACTGCCACGTAGCTGACCACATACACGCTGGCATGGAAACGACCTACACCATCAATAAATCAG CCCAAGAAAGAG agctggaagCCTCTTCAGAAGGAGGACTGACGACCACCACAGCTTATGGTACAACTATCGTACAAAACAGGACCACTGCAAAGG ATCCTGACAGCCAAGGGTACAACGTCTTTGGCAAAATACTGAATCCTGGAGAAGCCACCCTGATGCTTGCAGCCTTCGTTTCCATTGGACTCATTCTGCTGTTGACCATATTGGCCTTCCTCTCCCTCATCACCCACTAA